Proteins co-encoded in one Hymenobacter swuensis DY53 genomic window:
- a CDS encoding BamA/TamA family outer membrane protein, protein MLLLVLPGRPAAAQGTTPLNPAAPPLSASPAAAPPPDSSRKAAVPPARPLRPITVQLLTEAADQPLLRPYRYRLALPDSLAALREIRALVLALQADAYLTASADELRWRHDTLRVRLYVGEQFRWARVRNGNLGDGLLTRAGFRDKLFQQQPLRPQEWAKLQENILREAENQGFPFATVGLDSVALTGTEVEGRVVLRRGPAVVFDSIQIIGKTKTKARFLTKYLQLEPGQPFSQQRVLEAARRLRQLPYLQVKAEPEVRFAQGRARVFFLLEDRTSNQFDAIVGVLPNPNPGVGQKRVQITGDVTLNLRNINGGGKGVGLQWRKLDANSQLLDAQYLHPAFFGTPLELSGSFNLLKQDTLFLTTRPRLQFAYPTALAGRLAVFVEWRASRLLSVDSTLRQLPENIDSRYSSYGLDYTWNTLDDPFFPRRGLLASGQAAIGTKVISRNGGLRSDVYEGIPLRTRQVTLGVRAERYVRIGRQGVLLTRLRGEALLNERLFLNDLFRLGGLATLRGFNELNFYASQYAVGTAEFRQSTGADAYVFLFVDQAYLRRNLPNDPYPQDTPTGLGAGLSFRTAAGQFQFVYALGRSSQQRLALSTGKIHFGITSRF, encoded by the coding sequence TTGCTACTGCTGGTCCTGCCGGGCCGTCCGGCCGCCGCGCAGGGCACCACCCCGCTCAACCCCGCTGCCCCGCCCCTCTCGGCCTCTCCCGCCGCCGCCCCACCTCCTGATTCAAGTCGGAAAGCCGCCGTACCGCCGGCCCGGCCCCTGCGCCCCATCACGGTGCAGCTGCTCACCGAGGCCGCCGACCAGCCACTGCTGCGCCCCTACCGCTACCGGCTAGCGTTGCCTGATTCCCTAGCAGCCCTGCGCGAAATCCGGGCCCTGGTGCTGGCCCTGCAGGCCGATGCCTACCTGACGGCCTCGGCCGATGAGCTGCGCTGGCGCCATGATACGCTGCGGGTGCGCCTGTACGTGGGGGAGCAATTCCGCTGGGCCCGGGTGCGCAACGGCAACCTCGGCGACGGCCTGCTCACCCGCGCCGGCTTCCGCGACAAGCTGTTTCAGCAGCAGCCGCTGCGGCCGCAGGAGTGGGCCAAATTGCAGGAAAATATTCTGCGCGAAGCCGAAAACCAGGGCTTCCCGTTTGCCACCGTCGGCCTCGACTCGGTGGCCCTGACCGGCACCGAGGTAGAGGGCCGGGTGGTGCTGCGCCGGGGCCCGGCCGTGGTGTTCGATTCCATCCAGATCATCGGCAAAACCAAGACGAAAGCCCGCTTTCTGACCAAATACCTGCAGTTGGAGCCCGGTCAGCCCTTCAGTCAGCAGCGGGTGCTGGAAGCTGCCCGCCGCCTGCGCCAGCTGCCTTACCTGCAGGTGAAAGCCGAGCCGGAGGTACGCTTCGCCCAGGGTCGGGCCCGGGTGTTTTTCCTACTCGAAGACCGCACCTCCAACCAGTTTGATGCCATTGTAGGCGTGCTGCCAAACCCGAACCCCGGCGTGGGCCAGAAACGGGTGCAAATCACCGGCGACGTGACCCTGAACCTGCGCAACATCAACGGCGGCGGCAAGGGCGTGGGGCTGCAGTGGCGCAAGCTCGACGCCAACTCCCAACTGCTGGATGCGCAGTACCTGCACCCGGCCTTCTTCGGTACGCCGCTGGAACTGAGCGGTTCCTTCAACCTGCTGAAGCAGGACACACTGTTCCTGACAACGCGGCCGCGCCTACAGTTTGCCTATCCCACGGCCCTGGCCGGCCGGCTGGCCGTATTTGTGGAGTGGCGCGCGTCGCGGCTGCTATCCGTCGATTCCACGCTGCGCCAACTGCCCGAAAATATCGACTCCCGCTACAGTTCCTACGGCCTCGATTACACCTGGAACACCTTAGATGACCCGTTTTTTCCGCGACGGGGCCTGCTGGCCAGCGGGCAGGCCGCCATCGGCACCAAAGTCATCAGTCGGAACGGTGGCCTGCGGAGCGATGTGTACGAAGGTATCCCGCTGCGCACCCGGCAGGTTACGCTGGGCGTGCGGGCCGAGCGGTACGTGCGCATTGGGCGGCAGGGCGTGCTGCTTACGCGCCTGCGTGGCGAGGCCCTGCTCAACGAGCGGCTGTTCCTCAACGACTTGTTCCGACTGGGTGGCCTGGCCACGCTGCGGGGGTTCAACGAGCTGAATTTCTACGCCAGCCAGTACGCCGTGGGCACCGCTGAGTTCCGGCAGTCCACCGGCGCCGATGCCTACGTGTTCCTGTTCGTGGACCAGGCCTACCTCCGCCGCAACCTCCCCAACGACCCGTACCCGCAAGACACCCCCACCGGCCTGGGAGCCGGCCTGAGCTTCCGCACCGCCGCAGGCCAGTTTCAGTTTGTGTACGCCCTAGGCCGTAGCTCCCAGCAGCGGCTGGCCCTAAGCACCGGCAAAATTCACTTCGGCATTACCAGTAGGTTTTAG
- a CDS encoding alpha/beta hydrolase — protein MTTLIHTSLRWGAAALLAGSTLASCNTAQTTESDATTTAATTDSAATTPTAPAGPTPIRPTGPAPAWATGIKPEMQAVIETLASLGGKPIETLSAQEARQQPTPADAVMKLMQTNNIPMPPVTADTMSRMVMPGVKVRIYTPKGATGTLPVVVYYHGGGWVIANLDTYDASVRGLVEKTGAIFVSVAYRQAPEHKYPTAHNDSFAAYQWVLKNAASFKGDPQNVAVVGESAGGNLAASVSMMARDKKVMLPKHQVLVYPIAGYDMNTPSYQQNAQAKPLNKPMMAWFFEKYLRGAADGKSPMISLVNANLKGMPATTIITASLDPLMSDGKMLADKLKAAGVATKYENFEGVTHEFFGMAAVVPQATQAQDLAAGELKNALVK, from the coding sequence ATGACTACGCTCATTCACACTTCCCTCCGCTGGGGCGCGGCTGCCCTGCTGGCCGGCTCTACGCTGGCTTCTTGCAACACTGCCCAGACCACCGAATCGGACGCTACCACCACGGCTGCTACTACCGATTCGGCAGCTACGACTCCGACTGCGCCGGCTGGTCCCACGCCTATCCGGCCGACTGGCCCGGCTCCGGCATGGGCTACCGGCATCAAGCCCGAAATGCAGGCCGTTATTGAAACTCTGGCCAGCCTGGGTGGCAAGCCCATCGAAACCCTATCGGCCCAAGAAGCCCGGCAGCAGCCCACACCCGCCGACGCGGTGATGAAGCTGATGCAAACCAACAACATCCCGATGCCGCCTGTGACGGCCGATACTATGAGCCGCATGGTAATGCCCGGCGTGAAAGTGCGCATTTACACACCTAAAGGCGCAACCGGCACACTGCCGGTGGTGGTGTACTACCACGGCGGCGGTTGGGTCATTGCCAACCTTGATACCTACGACGCCTCCGTGCGGGGGCTGGTGGAAAAAACCGGGGCCATCTTTGTATCGGTGGCCTATCGGCAGGCTCCGGAGCATAAGTACCCCACGGCCCACAACGATTCGTTTGCGGCGTATCAGTGGGTGCTTAAAAATGCGGCTTCCTTTAAAGGTGACCCGCAGAACGTAGCCGTGGTAGGCGAAAGCGCCGGTGGCAATCTAGCCGCTTCGGTGAGTATGATGGCCCGCGACAAAAAAGTGATGCTGCCCAAGCACCAGGTGCTGGTGTATCCTATTGCCGGCTACGACATGAACACGCCTTCGTACCAGCAAAATGCCCAGGCCAAGCCGCTCAACAAGCCGATGATGGCCTGGTTCTTCGAGAAGTACCTGCGCGGCGCGGCTGATGGCAAAAGCCCGATGATTTCGCTGGTGAATGCCAACCTGAAAGGTATGCCCGCTACCACCATCATCACCGCCAGCCTCGACCCGCTGATGAGTGACGGCAAGATGCTGGCCGATAAGTTGAAAGCCGCCGGCGTTGCCACCAAATACGAAAACTTCGAGGGCGTAACTCACGAGTTTTTCGGTATGGCAGCCGTGGTGCCCCAGGCCACCCAGGCCCAGGACCTGGCTGCTGGCGAACTGAAAAATGCGTTGGTGAAGTGA
- a CDS encoding glycerol-3-phosphate dehydrogenase/oxidase: MRNEIKAAAFSRPALMAQLTSQPSWDLVVVGGGATGLGVALDGLSRGYKTLLVEQTDFAKGTSSRATKLVHGGVRYLAQGDIALVREALYERGLLLKNAPHLVKNQSFVIPTYEWWSGAYYTFGMKIYDLLSGKLSLGAAKHISKQETIRRLGNIRTEGLHGGVVYHDGQFDDARLAINLAQTAVEMGGTLLNHCAVRGILKDAQGQVAGVKAIDSETGKSYEIKAKAVVNATGIFVDEILQLDKPGTQKLVRPSQGVHIVLDKSFLPGDNAIMIPKTDDGRVLFAVPWHERVILGTTDTPLTEYSEEPKALEEEIDFILRTAGCYLAHAPKRSDALSVFAGLRPLAAPQDGSEKTREISRSHKILVSEAGLITITGGKWTTYRRMGQDTVDKVISLGKLPKAESKTAGLSIHGALPTTDEDRRNHLYVYGSDQLALLELIKQQPALGAKLDDTLEFVKAEVVWAARYEMARTVEDVLARRVRVLFLDAEAAIRMAPAVAALLAQELGHDHAWQQAQVTGFAQVAQNYLLEAKSTLQAV; this comes from the coding sequence ATGCGAAACGAAATTAAAGCTGCCGCCTTCTCCCGCCCCGCTCTCATGGCCCAGTTGACCAGCCAGCCCAGCTGGGACCTGGTTGTGGTGGGTGGCGGAGCAACGGGTCTGGGCGTGGCCCTCGACGGCCTTAGTCGGGGCTACAAGACACTGTTGGTTGAGCAAACCGATTTTGCCAAGGGCACGAGCAGCCGCGCTACCAAACTGGTCCACGGCGGGGTGCGCTACTTGGCCCAGGGCGACATTGCCCTGGTGCGGGAAGCCCTATACGAGCGTGGTCTGCTACTGAAGAACGCGCCGCACCTAGTTAAAAACCAGTCGTTTGTTATTCCTACTTACGAGTGGTGGAGCGGGGCGTACTACACCTTCGGCATGAAAATATATGACCTACTGTCGGGCAAACTCAGCCTGGGAGCGGCCAAGCACATCAGCAAGCAGGAAACGATTCGGCGGCTAGGCAACATCAGGACGGAGGGTCTGCACGGCGGCGTAGTGTACCATGATGGACAGTTCGATGATGCGCGCCTGGCAATCAACCTGGCCCAAACGGCCGTAGAAATGGGCGGCACGCTGCTCAACCACTGCGCGGTGCGCGGCATTCTGAAAGATGCACAGGGACAGGTAGCCGGGGTGAAAGCCATAGACAGCGAGACGGGGAAATCCTATGAAATCAAGGCGAAAGCCGTTGTAAATGCCACCGGCATTTTTGTGGACGAGATTCTGCAACTGGATAAACCCGGCACCCAGAAGCTGGTGCGTCCCAGCCAGGGCGTCCACATCGTACTCGATAAGTCGTTTCTGCCGGGCGACAATGCCATCATGATTCCGAAGACGGATGACGGGCGTGTGCTTTTTGCCGTGCCGTGGCACGAGCGGGTTATCCTGGGCACCACCGACACGCCCCTCACAGAGTACAGCGAGGAACCCAAAGCCCTGGAAGAGGAAATCGACTTCATCCTGCGCACGGCCGGCTGCTACCTCGCCCACGCCCCCAAACGCAGCGACGCACTGAGCGTATTTGCGGGCCTGCGGCCACTGGCCGCGCCGCAGGACGGCTCCGAGAAAACCAGGGAAATTTCACGCAGCCACAAGATTCTGGTGTCTGAGGCCGGGCTTATTACCATCACGGGCGGCAAATGGACCACCTACCGCCGCATGGGCCAGGATACGGTAGATAAGGTTATCAGCCTGGGAAAACTACCGAAAGCGGAGAGCAAAACGGCCGGTTTGTCCATCCACGGTGCGCTGCCTACCACCGATGAGGACCGCCGCAACCACCTTTACGTGTATGGTAGCGACCAGCTGGCTTTGCTCGAACTGATAAAGCAGCAACCTGCTTTGGGCGCAAAGCTGGATGACACCCTTGAATTTGTGAAGGCCGAAGTGGTGTGGGCTGCCCGCTACGAAATGGCCCGCACCGTGGAAGACGTGCTGGCCCGCCGCGTACGGGTGCTGTTTCTGGATGCCGAAGCCGCCATTCGCATGGCTCCCGCAGTGGCGGCGCTGCTGGCCCAGGAGCTGGGCCACGACCACGCCTGGCAGCAGGCGCAGGTGACTGGCTTTGCACAGGTGGCCCAGAACTACCTGCTGGAAGCCAAGTCCACGCTGCAAGCAGTGTAG
- the glpK gene encoding glycerol kinase GlpK: MQQFILALDQGTTSSRAILFDQKGQIVAQAQKEFPQIFPKPGWVEHDPREIWSSQAGVAAEATVKVGHNGSNIAAIGITNQRETVVVWNRQTGAPVYNAIVWQDRRTAEYCDQLREEGHEDLIRSKTGLLLDAYFSASKVRWILDNVTGTRAQAEAGELAFGTVDSWLIWNFTQGELHVTDVSNASRTMLFNIHTLTWDDELLALFDIPRSMLPTVKQSSEVYGKTKTTLFASKIPIAGIAGDQQAALFGQLCTEPGMVKSTYGTGCFMLMNIGKTPKASQHNLLTTIGWQLDGKVCYALEGSIFIAGAVVQWLRDNLGIIKTASEIEQLATQVDDNGGVYFVPAFAGLGAPYWDPYARGTIFGMSRATTAAHIARAAVEAIAYQTMDVLKAMEADSNLAIAELRVDGGATVNTLLMQFQADVLHTKVVRPSMAETTALGAAYLAGLAIGYWKDVAEINTLAQGDSSYIPNPDRAGLETGIADWHRAMRALKVWAKSIPTKAPADKATLAAD; the protein is encoded by the coding sequence ATGCAGCAATTTATCCTCGCCCTCGACCAAGGCACTACCAGTTCCCGCGCTATTCTCTTCGACCAAAAAGGTCAGATTGTGGCCCAAGCGCAGAAGGAGTTCCCCCAGATTTTCCCGAAGCCGGGCTGGGTGGAGCACGACCCGCGCGAAATCTGGTCGAGCCAGGCGGGCGTAGCGGCCGAGGCGACGGTGAAAGTGGGCCACAACGGCAGCAACATTGCGGCCATTGGCATCACTAACCAGCGCGAAACGGTGGTGGTGTGGAACCGCCAAACCGGTGCACCGGTCTACAACGCCATTGTGTGGCAGGACCGCCGCACGGCCGAATACTGCGACCAGCTGCGTGAAGAAGGGCACGAGGACCTGATTCGCAGCAAAACCGGCCTGCTGCTTGACGCTTATTTCTCCGCCAGTAAGGTGCGTTGGATTCTGGATAATGTAACGGGAACCCGCGCGCAGGCCGAGGCCGGCGAGTTGGCTTTCGGTACGGTGGACAGCTGGCTGATCTGGAACTTCACGCAGGGCGAGCTACACGTCACGGACGTGAGCAACGCCTCACGGACAATGCTGTTCAACATCCACACCCTAACCTGGGACGACGAGTTGCTGGCCCTATTCGACATTCCACGCAGCATGTTGCCCACCGTGAAGCAGTCGAGTGAGGTATATGGCAAGACCAAAACCACCCTGTTTGCCAGCAAAATCCCAATTGCCGGCATTGCCGGCGACCAGCAGGCGGCTCTTTTCGGACAGCTGTGCACTGAGCCGGGCATGGTGAAAAGCACCTACGGCACAGGCTGCTTCATGCTGATGAACATTGGCAAAACGCCCAAGGCTTCGCAGCACAACCTACTGACCACCATTGGCTGGCAGCTGGATGGCAAGGTATGCTACGCTCTGGAAGGCAGTATTTTCATTGCCGGGGCGGTGGTACAGTGGCTGCGTGACAACCTGGGCATCATTAAAACCGCATCGGAAATTGAGCAGCTGGCTACTCAGGTTGATGATAACGGCGGCGTGTATTTCGTGCCGGCTTTTGCGGGGCTGGGCGCGCCCTACTGGGACCCGTATGCGCGGGGCACCATCTTCGGGATGAGCCGGGCCACCACGGCGGCGCACATTGCCCGCGCCGCCGTGGAAGCCATTGCCTATCAGACGATGGACGTGCTCAAGGCCATGGAAGCCGACTCCAACCTTGCCATTGCGGAACTGCGTGTGGATGGCGGCGCGACGGTGAACACGCTGCTGATGCAGTTTCAGGCCGATGTGCTACACACCAAAGTCGTGCGCCCCAGCATGGCCGAAACGACGGCCCTTGGGGCGGCTTACCTCGCCGGCCTGGCCATAGGCTACTGGAAAGATGTGGCCGAAATCAACACCCTGGCCCAGGGCGACAGTTCGTACATTCCCAACCCTGACCGCGCGGGCCTCGAAACCGGCATTGCCGACTGGCACCGCGCCATGCGCGCCCTGAAAGTGTGGGCCAAAAGCATCCCCACTAAGGCTCCGGCCGACAAAGCCACACTGGCGGCTGACTAG
- a CDS encoding carboxylesterase/lipase family protein yields MAATHFLPASSLRIRLVLVGLLCWLSTVSASLAQPTDAVVRTRQGKVQGGQQGNLWVFQGIPYARPPVGTLRFRPPQPAARWQGIKNTRQFGSRALQGGPGTIQGQEDCLYLNVWAPAPIRQRRPVVVWVHGGAFTGGSGQENDTWTFAAQDTIVAVSFNYRLGSLGFLELGSQLGPRYAQAGNCGLLDAVAALRWVRQNIAAFGGDPSRVTVMGESAGAKLVGALLVTPAAQGLFQQVILESGAVQAIRDTATAAAVTRQLLRQLHLSDARALLTLPADSLIRAQSRFASGAGGLQVFGPVLDGKTIPQPPLVYLKTSRPIRVLMGTNRNEAELFTGPGSVIAQPSETALQQVFGTRNSPYVWEAYQQSRHSQPALTDWNAVLTDYLYRLASYRLALMLAEKSTLVWLYRFDYADAITRPIHAQELAFVWNAPMGTSAAATTAAAVPLRSKASNPTLAALMHRYWAQFIKTGQPGVGWPAYTASHREVMLFDTNSRAEPILAPYQDPAFPMQGYAR; encoded by the coding sequence ATGGCTGCCACCCACTTTCTGCCTGCTTCCTCTCTCCGCATACGGCTGGTGCTGGTCGGTTTGCTATGCTGGCTCAGCACTGTATCAGCCAGCTTGGCGCAACCAACCGACGCTGTGGTTCGGACGCGGCAAGGGAAAGTGCAGGGCGGCCAACAAGGCAATTTGTGGGTATTCCAGGGCATTCCGTATGCTCGGCCGCCAGTTGGGACGTTACGTTTCCGGCCGCCCCAACCAGCCGCCCGCTGGCAGGGAATAAAAAACACCCGGCAGTTTGGCTCCAGAGCCCTGCAGGGAGGCCCCGGCACCATCCAGGGTCAGGAGGATTGTCTGTATCTGAACGTGTGGGCGCCGGCTCCCATCCGGCAGCGGCGGCCGGTGGTAGTGTGGGTGCACGGCGGAGCTTTCACCGGCGGCTCGGGGCAGGAAAACGATACCTGGACCTTTGCCGCACAGGATACGATAGTGGCCGTAAGCTTCAATTATCGCCTCGGCAGCCTGGGTTTTTTGGAGTTGGGCAGTCAGCTCGGGCCGCGCTACGCGCAGGCCGGCAACTGCGGCCTGCTTGATGCGGTGGCGGCTCTGCGGTGGGTGAGGCAGAATATTGCGGCCTTCGGGGGCGACCCAAGCCGCGTGACGGTGATGGGCGAATCGGCGGGAGCCAAGCTGGTGGGCGCGCTGCTGGTGACGCCGGCGGCCCAAGGCCTCTTTCAGCAGGTAATTCTGGAAAGCGGCGCCGTGCAGGCCATCCGCGACACGGCCACGGCCGCTGCCGTAACCCGGCAACTGCTTCGACAGCTGCACTTATCTGATGCGCGGGCCTTGCTCACGTTACCTGCCGACAGCCTGATTCGGGCGCAAAGCCGGTTTGCCAGCGGTGCGGGCGGCCTGCAGGTTTTCGGGCCCGTGCTGGATGGCAAAACCATTCCCCAACCTCCGCTTGTCTACCTGAAAACCAGCCGGCCGATTCGGGTACTCATGGGTACCAACCGCAACGAGGCGGAGCTGTTTACTGGCCCCGGCTCCGTCATTGCCCAGCCCAGCGAAACCGCTTTGCAACAGGTATTTGGGACGCGTAATAGTCCGTATGTGTGGGAGGCCTACCAACAAAGCCGCCACAGCCAACCCGCCCTGACGGACTGGAATGCCGTTCTGACGGATTACCTCTACCGCTTGGCTTCCTACCGCTTGGCCCTCATGCTGGCGGAAAAAAGCACGCTCGTATGGCTATACCGCTTCGATTACGCCGACGCCATTACCCGGCCTATTCACGCGCAGGAGTTGGCGTTTGTGTGGAATGCGCCGATGGGCACTTCGGCGGCGGCTACTACGGCGGCGGCCGTACCCTTGCGCAGCAAAGCCTCTAACCCCACTTTGGCCGCCCTGATGCACCGCTACTGGGCGCAATTCATCAAAACCGGGCAGCCGGGGGTTGGGTGGCCAGCCTATACCGCCAGCCACCGGGAGGTCATGCTCTTTGATACCAACAGCCGCGCTGAACCCATCCTGGCACCTTACCAGGACCCGGCGTTTCCTATGCAGGGCTACGCTCGTTAG
- a CDS encoding ASCH/PUA domain-containing protein produces the protein MTYQYTAPHASVVLPTPSTHELKVWPACFAAVETGAKPFDVRENDRHFSVGDVLLMREYEPESEQYSGRTTTRWISYILNGGAFGVAAGWCILGFSELPPLPPGINDTRLW, from the coding sequence ATGACGTACCAATACACTGCCCCTCATGCTTCTGTTGTTCTACCCACGCCCAGCACTCACGAGCTGAAAGTGTGGCCGGCCTGCTTTGCAGCGGTAGAAACCGGGGCCAAACCCTTCGATGTGCGAGAAAATGACCGGCATTTCAGCGTGGGCGACGTGCTGCTGATGCGGGAATACGAGCCGGAAAGCGAGCAGTACAGCGGCCGCACCACTACCCGCTGGATCAGCTACATCCTGAACGGCGGGGCCTTTGGGGTAGCAGCGGGCTGGTGCATCCTTGGCTTCAGTGAGCTCCCCCCGCTCCCCCCCGGCATCAACGATACCCGACTCTGGTAG
- a CDS encoding GAF domain-containing protein has translation MAEELHLDTTLSKAEQYRQLLPQIEALTTGEPDLVANLANTVAALRQTFGFFWVGFYLVKDDELVLGPFQGPIACTRIRRGKGVCGASWAQAATLLVPDVELFPGHIACSSDSKSEIVVPVLKDGQVVAVLDVDSDQLNDFDETDQQALEQLMPLVASWF, from the coding sequence ATGGCCGAAGAACTGCACCTTGATACTACCCTCAGCAAAGCCGAACAATACCGCCAGTTGCTGCCCCAGATTGAAGCCCTGACCACCGGGGAGCCGGACTTGGTAGCCAACTTGGCCAATACGGTAGCAGCCCTGCGGCAGACCTTCGGGTTTTTCTGGGTGGGATTTTATCTGGTGAAAGATGACGAGCTGGTACTGGGGCCGTTTCAGGGGCCTATTGCCTGCACCCGTATCCGGCGCGGCAAGGGCGTGTGCGGGGCCAGCTGGGCCCAGGCCGCCACGCTGCTCGTTCCCGACGTGGAGCTGTTCCCCGGCCACATTGCCTGCAGCTCCGATTCCAAATCGGAAATAGTAGTGCCCGTGCTGAAGGACGGCCAGGTAGTAGCCGTCCTCGATGTGGACAGCGACCAGCTGAACGACTTCGACGAAACAGACCAACAGGCTCTGGAGCAGCTAATGCCGCTGGTGGCCTCCTGGTTCTAG
- a CDS encoding adenylosuccinate synthetase, whose amino-acid sequence MPEIPAWVVVGLGFGDEGKGLATDYLCREFPGALVVRFNGGPQAGHTVVAADGRRHVFSSFGAGTLRGAPTYWSRYCPVAPGPLLREYAALRELGVQPRLLLDGRCPVITHYDVLWNRVLETTRGASRHGSCGQGFGATVERQETTPLRLYAQDLAFPEVYEHKLHQIRAHYRTRIQQETSFDFDHLDHDAEDLRFAGYARRLQVLGQEGAVEIVREAEVLAPTAQWPALVFEGAQGVLLDQEFGLFPHVTRSYTTSRNALELLARHRPATAARLLYVSRAYHTRHGAGPLPHAETPVPLINHEQETNQYNDHQEHFRRAPLSVSLLNYALQCDAHYSVDADKYLLLTCLDQLPDGQIPAYVDGRPRPLLLAGLRALLTENLAGTIFSRSPCADDLPPLPTFAPGAAP is encoded by the coding sequence ATGCCGGAAATACCCGCTTGGGTAGTAGTTGGCCTGGGCTTCGGCGACGAAGGCAAGGGCCTCGCCACCGATTATCTGTGCCGCGAGTTTCCCGGGGCCCTGGTTGTGCGCTTCAACGGCGGACCGCAGGCGGGCCATACGGTAGTGGCCGCCGATGGGCGGCGGCACGTGTTTTCCAGCTTCGGAGCCGGTACCCTGCGCGGGGCACCCACGTATTGGTCGAGGTACTGCCCGGTGGCTCCGGGGCCGTTGCTGCGCGAGTACGCGGCTCTGCGGGAGCTGGGCGTGCAGCCCCGCCTGTTGCTGGACGGCCGCTGCCCCGTCATCACGCACTATGATGTGCTATGGAACCGGGTACTGGAAACCACCCGGGGGGCTTCGCGCCACGGTAGCTGCGGGCAGGGCTTCGGGGCTACCGTTGAGCGTCAGGAAACCACGCCGTTGCGGCTATACGCGCAGGATCTGGCATTTCCGGAGGTATATGAGCACAAGCTGCACCAGATTCGGGCGCATTACCGCACCCGGATTCAGCAGGAAACCAGCTTCGATTTCGACCACCTCGACCACGACGCGGAGGACCTGCGCTTTGCCGGGTATGCTCGCCGGTTGCAGGTGTTGGGGCAGGAAGGAGCGGTAGAAATAGTGCGGGAAGCCGAGGTGCTGGCTCCCACGGCCCAGTGGCCGGCCTTGGTGTTTGAGGGGGCGCAGGGCGTGTTGCTGGATCAGGAATTTGGCTTGTTTCCGCACGTTACGCGCAGCTATACCACCTCCCGTAATGCGCTGGAGCTGCTGGCCCGGCACCGGCCGGCCACGGCGGCGCGACTGTTGTACGTGTCACGGGCCTACCATACCCGGCACGGAGCCGGCCCGCTGCCGCACGCCGAAACGCCGGTGCCGCTTATCAACCACGAGCAGGAAACCAACCAATACAACGACCACCAGGAGCATTTTCGGCGGGCTCCGCTATCAGTGAGCCTGCTGAATTACGCGCTGCAGTGCGACGCGCATTACTCGGTAGATGCGGATAAATACCTGCTGCTCACCTGCCTCGATCAGCTGCCTGACGGGCAGATTCCGGCGTACGTGGATGGCCGGCCCCGGCCCCTTCTGCTGGCCGGGCTAAGGGCACTGCTGACAGAAAACCTGGCCGGTACCATCTTCAGCCGCAGCCCCTGCGCCGATGACCTGCCCCCGCTACCTACCTTTGCTCCTGGTGCCGCTCCGTGA
- a CDS encoding dihydrofolate reductase family protein, with product MRKVVLYIATSLDGFIASPDGSVEWLPSPPPGEDYGYADFLTTADATLLGRATYEQITTFGEWPYPTLTNYVFTRRPPHEAAHPSVQFITDDPTRFVRELRQQPGGTIWLIGGSTLASPLLAEGLVDELMLFVVPRLIGAGIPLWRHQEHTQPLHLLRTQTWPDGMTLLHYRLSEMPETTG from the coding sequence ATGCGTAAAGTTGTTCTCTACATTGCCACCAGCCTCGATGGTTTCATCGCCTCCCCCGATGGCTCGGTGGAGTGGCTACCGAGTCCGCCTCCGGGCGAAGATTACGGTTACGCCGACTTCCTGACCACGGCCGACGCTACGCTGCTGGGCCGGGCCACTTACGAGCAGATTACCACCTTCGGCGAGTGGCCCTATCCTACGCTCACCAACTACGTATTCACGCGCCGCCCGCCGCATGAGGCGGCCCACCCTTCGGTGCAGTTCATCACCGACGACCCCACGCGGTTTGTGCGGGAGCTGCGCCAGCAGCCGGGTGGCACCATCTGGCTAATTGGCGGCAGTACCCTGGCGTCGCCGCTGCTGGCGGAAGGGCTGGTAGATGAGCTGATGCTGTTTGTGGTGCCGCGCCTGATTGGGGCAGGCATTCCGCTGTGGCGACATCAGGAGCACACTCAGCCGCTTCATCTGCTGCGCACCCAAACCTGGCCCGACGGCATGACTCTGCTCCACTACCGCCTCTCAGAAATGCCGGAAACCACCGGCTAA